One window from the genome of Phycisphaerales bacterium encodes:
- a CDS encoding DUF5309 family protein, protein MNPNTTKAFGGVMYPEVAQQIFVNIAAKDAPLTAILLGTQRERPTSKPEINWYGQGLATRTTQINEAAGYLSTDTVLTVDAGEVFVAGDLIHVERTNELMKVVSVAGDDVTVVRSFGSVAAAALVDDDYLLNIGPAKKEGDTNSDMRTNATTKYTSYTQIFQRSVQLTGTLDASTTNTEQERARLRQEQMYEIARDMELAALYSNPGEYTTNEVRRSTSGIMSFATANVADANGTLTKAEFLDFLSTVFAKGSQNKIGFAGPAVAAILTSLWSSTERTTVQSTVVGLTFQRIATPWGNLDLIVNPHMTGTTHGAELLVVDPEQCEVRPLVGNGKDRRLKLLEDTQAKNTDAAEDSWFAELGFTWGNPDAHGILSNIDAAG, encoded by the coding sequence ATGAATCCCAACACGACCAAGGCCTTCGGCGGCGTGATGTACCCCGAGGTCGCGCAGCAGATCTTCGTCAACATCGCGGCCAAGGATGCGCCGCTCACCGCCATCCTGCTCGGCACCCAGCGCGAGCGCCCGACCTCCAAGCCGGAAATCAACTGGTACGGACAGGGCCTCGCCACGCGCACGACGCAGATCAATGAGGCCGCAGGCTACCTGTCCACCGACACGGTTCTGACCGTCGACGCCGGCGAGGTGTTCGTGGCCGGCGATCTCATCCATGTCGAGCGCACGAACGAACTCATGAAGGTCGTCTCCGTCGCCGGCGATGATGTGACGGTCGTGCGTTCGTTCGGCTCGGTCGCCGCCGCCGCCCTCGTCGATGACGACTACCTGCTCAACATCGGCCCGGCGAAGAAAGAGGGCGACACCAACTCGGACATGCGCACGAACGCGACGACGAAGTACACGTCGTACACGCAGATCTTCCAGCGCTCCGTGCAGCTCACGGGCACGCTGGATGCCAGCACCACCAACACCGAGCAGGAACGCGCCCGCCTTCGCCAGGAGCAGATGTACGAGATCGCCCGCGACATGGAGCTGGCGGCACTGTACAGCAATCCCGGCGAGTACACCACCAACGAGGTGCGCCGCTCGACCTCGGGCATCATGTCCTTCGCCACCGCCAACGTCGCCGACGCCAACGGCACGCTCACGAAGGCCGAGTTCCTGGACTTCCTCTCCACGGTCTTCGCCAAGGGCAGCCAGAACAAGATCGGCTTCGCCGGCCCGGCCGTCGCGGCCATTCTGACCAGCCTCTGGTCCTCGACCGAGCGCACGACCGTGCAGAGCACCGTGGTCGGCCTCACGTTCCAGCGCATCGCCACGCCGTGGGGCAATCTCGATCTCATCGTCAACCCGCACATGACGGGCACGACGCACGGGGCCGAGCTGCTCGTGGTCGATCCCGAGCAGTGCGAGGTGCGCCCGCTGGTGGGCAACGGCAAGGATCGCCGCCTCAAGCTGCTGGAGGACACGCAGGCGAAGAACACCGACGCGGCCGAGGACAGCTGGTTCGCCGAACTGGGCTTCACCTGGGGCAACCCCGACGCCCACGGCATCCTGAGCAACATCGACGCGGCCGGATAA
- a CDS encoding phage tail tape measure protein: protein MPGFDLGSIRATMGLDNSNFVAGMLDSRTAAGIFGQDIVNLVNNPLLGTISIFKRVAVGAAEVVKETAFANQEFARMADRTGASIRTLTGLRVAYEDFGLTVQDIEKTFSELAKRIEETRTSEDAKKRFADLGVQVKDTQGNLRGIDEILRDVSDGLANMEDKTRAMAIAQQLFGDKGVQLLSILGKGSEAIDDFRKKAENMGYVLTESAAKQSDRFAGALGDLKFSIDGVKEAMATAFIEGFAGNLTDAQLTSDGLARAIKDTLVPAVKELGEAMSTLLKILQPVLQILTLLQKADLGHKLIGGPILSGINNLLDRVDLDGDPVESVRRILSAQQRQIRALE from the coding sequence ATGCCCGGCTTCGACCTTGGATCAATTCGCGCCACGATGGGCCTGGACAACAGCAACTTTGTTGCTGGCATGCTCGACTCGCGCACCGCGGCTGGGATCTTCGGCCAGGACATCGTCAACCTGGTCAACAATCCGCTGCTGGGCACGATCAGCATCTTCAAGCGCGTGGCCGTCGGTGCGGCCGAGGTCGTGAAGGAAACCGCGTTCGCCAATCAGGAGTTCGCGCGGATGGCCGATCGCACCGGCGCGAGCATCCGCACGCTCACTGGCCTGCGCGTCGCCTACGAAGACTTCGGCCTCACCGTCCAGGACATCGAAAAGACCTTCTCCGAACTGGCCAAGCGCATCGAGGAGACACGCACGAGCGAGGATGCCAAGAAGCGCTTCGCCGACCTCGGCGTGCAGGTCAAGGACACGCAGGGCAACCTCCGCGGCATCGACGAGATTCTGCGCGACGTGTCCGACGGTCTGGCGAACATGGAGGACAAAACCCGCGCGATGGCCATCGCGCAGCAACTCTTCGGCGACAAGGGTGTGCAGCTGCTCTCGATCTTGGGGAAGGGGTCTGAGGCGATCGACGACTTCCGCAAGAAGGCTGAGAACATGGGTTACGTGCTCACTGAGAGCGCCGCGAAGCAAAGCGACCGGTTTGCCGGCGCCCTCGGCGATCTCAAGTTCTCGATCGACGGCGTGAAGGAGGCAATGGCCACCGCATTTATCGAGGGATTCGCCGGCAACCTCACCGATGCGCAGCTTACCTCCGACGGTCTGGCGAGGGCGATCAAGGACACGCTGGTGCCGGCGGTCAAGGAACTCGGCGAGGCGATGTCAACACTGCTCAAGATCCTGCAGCCTGTGCTCCAAATCCTCACACTGCTCCAAAAGGCGGACCTCGGTCACAAGCTCATCGGCGGGCCGATTCTCAGCGGGATCAACAACCTGCTCGACCGCGTCGATCTGGACGGTGATCCGGTCGAGTCGGTCCGACGCATCCTCAGCGCCCAGCAGCGGCAGATTCGGGCGCTTGAGTAA
- a CDS encoding helix-turn-helix domain-containing protein has translation MPGIGCMIRQRRRSLGLTLQQVADRVGCGRAYLSMIETGARSTPGEPLLAALEQALNLDPGQLVDAASWEATPRPIQRELEAMRQREQRAAAVARCLIQNGPNLDALLETGMLRRFIEDHTANLDGPEPLRMRVPVINDVAAGVPRDFTDLDYPAAIADDYLPCPDLGDADAFAARVVGDSMEPQYREGDVIVFSPAAATPSGSDCFVRLERDAETTFKRVFFEGDDERLIRLQPLNGKYEPRLVDREEVAGLYAAVYVMRPVGR, from the coding sequence ATGCCCGGAATCGGATGCATGATCAGGCAGCGCCGGCGGTCTCTGGGGCTCACGCTCCAGCAGGTCGCCGATCGTGTCGGATGCGGCCGGGCGTACCTGTCGATGATCGAGACTGGCGCCCGCTCCACCCCCGGCGAGCCGCTGCTGGCGGCGCTCGAGCAGGCCCTGAACCTCGATCCGGGGCAACTGGTCGATGCCGCGTCATGGGAGGCTACGCCGCGCCCCATTCAGCGCGAACTCGAAGCGATGCGCCAGCGCGAACAGCGCGCCGCCGCCGTGGCCCGCTGCCTCATCCAGAATGGACCGAACCTCGATGCCCTGCTCGAAACCGGCATGTTGCGGCGGTTCATCGAGGACCACACCGCCAATCTCGACGGCCCCGAGCCGTTGCGCATGCGCGTGCCGGTGATCAACGACGTCGCCGCCGGCGTGCCGCGCGACTTTACCGACCTGGACTACCCCGCGGCCATCGCCGATGACTACCTGCCCTGCCCGGACCTGGGCGACGCCGACGCGTTCGCGGCGCGCGTGGTGGGCGACTCGATGGAGCCGCAGTACCGCGAAGGCGATGTGATCGTCTTCTCCCCCGCCGCAGCCACGCCCAGCGGCAGCGACTGCTTCGTCCGCCTCGAGCGCGACGCCGAGACGACGTTCAAGCGCGTGTTCTTCGAAGGTGATGACGAGCGGCTCATTCGCCTCCAGCCGCTCAACGGCAAGTACGAGCCGCGCCTCGTCGATCGCGAAGAGGTCGCGGGCCTGTACGCGGCGGTATACGTGATGCGCCCGGTGGGGCGCTGA
- a CDS encoding NYN domain-containing protein, producing MALLVDTYNVLHTTGVLPPDLAGLGVLELRDLILTSRFRHMPVVLVCDGLGPGVRGPDEASTAVDHGITIYYAGNHRDADSHIERAVRACTDPHRLNVVSSDRRIVRAARRRRCRVMGSEVFLETLESDWRRAGRKAAPPTQAYSIPLDPGSIEWWRQYFGLDPRMAEQEPRVTHAPKALRRERDHRGNTQAAETRSRERAPFDALEDGAEIDIDSLNTGDFL from the coding sequence ATGGCGCTGCTCGTTGACACCTACAACGTCCTGCACACGACCGGCGTGCTGCCGCCCGATCTGGCCGGGCTGGGCGTGCTCGAGTTGCGCGATCTCATCCTGACCAGCCGCTTCCGCCACATGCCCGTGGTGCTCGTGTGCGACGGGCTCGGCCCGGGCGTGCGCGGCCCCGACGAGGCGAGCACGGCCGTCGATCACGGCATCACGATTTACTATGCGGGCAATCACCGCGATGCGGACTCGCACATCGAGCGCGCCGTGCGCGCCTGCACCGATCCACACCGGCTCAACGTGGTGTCATCGGACCGGCGCATCGTGCGCGCGGCGCGCCGGCGGCGCTGCCGCGTGATGGGTTCGGAAGTTTTTCTTGAAACGCTCGAGTCCGACTGGCGCCGCGCGGGACGCAAGGCCGCGCCGCCGACGCAGGCGTACAGCATCCCGCTCGACCCCGGCAGCATCGAGTGGTGGAGGCAGTACTTCGGCCTCGATCCGCGCATGGCCGAGCAGGAGCCGCGCGTCACGCACGCGCCAAAGGCGCTGCGGCGCGAGCGCGATCATCGTGGCAACACGCAAGCGGCTGAAACGCGATCACGCGAGCGAGCGCCGTTTGACGCGTTGGAAGACGGCGCTGAGATCGACATCGACTCGCTCAACACCGGTGACTTCCTGTGA
- a CDS encoding monovalent cation/H(+) antiporter subunit G, which translates to MIWQTIGDALSIFCALAGIFFMFVGAIGVVRLPDAYNRLHATSKCSTLGIMGLALAAVFHVGTLAVTTKALMTIVFAFVAAPVGSHMLAKAAHIDGMKPWDRQLSDELQQDKDRQSGKSLSNAPRDLRLGPQNKKSGGPSGADLTPRISAAV; encoded by the coding sequence ATGATCTGGCAAACGATCGGCGATGCGCTGAGCATCTTCTGCGCGCTGGCGGGCATCTTCTTCATGTTCGTCGGCGCCATCGGCGTGGTGCGCCTGCCCGACGCCTACAACCGCCTGCACGCGACGAGCAAGTGTTCGACGCTGGGCATCATGGGCCTGGCGCTGGCGGCGGTGTTTCACGTGGGCACGCTGGCGGTGACGACCAAGGCGCTGATGACGATCGTCTTCGCCTTCGTCGCGGCGCCGGTCGGCTCGCACATGCTCGCCAAGGCGGCGCACATTGACGGCATGAAACCGTGGGACCGGCAACTCTCCGATGAACTTCAGCAGGACAAGGACCGCCAGTCGGGAAAGTCGCTCAGTAATGCGCCGCGCGATCTGCGCCTCGGGCCGCAGAACAAGAAGTCCGGCGGCCCGTCAGGCGCCGACCTCACGCCGCGCATATCCGCGGCGGTGTGA
- a CDS encoding Na+/H+ antiporter subunit E, giving the protein MIWGFLLNLFLTVVYVMLTANSSTPNVIVGFAIGFFVISVSGLTRKGPTYPGKVWRLARFGAYFLKILVQANLKIAWECITPGLSQTPRILRHDVSDLNDTQLTILANSITLTPGTLVIDVSDDHKWLYVHCMYALDRSSAIAELRDLHNRLKQEVFT; this is encoded by the coding sequence ATGATCTGGGGGTTTCTGCTCAACCTGTTCCTGACGGTCGTCTACGTCATGTTGACGGCCAACTCGTCCACGCCGAACGTCATCGTCGGCTTTGCGATCGGCTTCTTCGTGATCTCGGTCTCCGGGCTGACCAGGAAGGGGCCGACCTATCCCGGGAAGGTCTGGCGGCTGGCGCGCTTTGGCGCGTATTTCCTCAAGATCCTCGTGCAGGCCAACCTGAAGATCGCGTGGGAGTGCATCACGCCCGGGCTTTCGCAGACGCCGCGCATCCTCCGACACGACGTGTCGGACCTGAACGACACGCAACTGACGATCCTGGCCAACAGCATCACGCTCACACCCGGCACGCTGGTCATCGACGTCTCGGACGACCACAAGTGGCTCTACGTCCACTGCATGTATGCTCTCGACCGGTCGAGCGCGATCGCCGAACTGCGCGATCTCCACAACCGGCTCAAGCAGGAGGTGTTCACTTGA
- a CDS encoding NADH-quinone oxidoreductase subunit K: MTVILSICVAVVFAVSLYLMTGRELKSIAMGVFLLGHAANLSIIAMSRTPVRHEPQLLKGAPILTEGFDPAHPMSSIVDPLPQALILTAIVIGFAVMAFLLSLLVLTSRKTGTLSIEELGVVATQDD; encoded by the coding sequence ATGACCGTCATCCTCTCCATCTGCGTCGCGGTCGTGTTCGCCGTGAGCCTGTATCTCATGACCGGCCGCGAACTCAAGAGCATCGCCATGGGCGTGTTTCTGCTGGGACACGCGGCGAACCTGAGCATCATCGCCATGAGCCGCACCCCGGTGCGGCACGAGCCCCAACTGCTCAAGGGCGCGCCGATCCTCACAGAGGGCTTCGATCCGGCTCATCCCATGAGCAGCATCGTCGATCCCCTGCCGCAGGCGCTTATTCTGACCGCGATCGTCATCGGCTTTGCCGTCATGGCCTTTCTCCTTTCGCTGCTCGTGCTCACGTCGCGCAAGACGGGCACGCTGAGCATCGAAGAACTCGGCGTCGTGGCGACGCAGGACGACTGA
- a CDS encoding MnhB domain-containing protein has translation MTISSPVLRNSMRLILPLMLLYALYAMLKGHNEPGGGFIGGMIMATAICTYRMSHGFAAQLRLMPVHPRVFIFLGLGLALGTSTVPLLLGEPFLRSAVGVFHLPFSGHAFHYASAMAFDLGVMLVVVGVGVGMISQLSEELE, from the coding sequence ATGACGATTTCCTCACCGGTGCTGCGCAATTCGATGCGGCTGATCCTGCCGCTCATGTTGCTCTACGCGCTGTACGCGATGCTCAAGGGGCACAACGAGCCGGGCGGCGGATTCATCGGCGGCATGATCATGGCCACGGCCATCTGCACCTATCGCATGTCGCACGGTTTCGCGGCGCAGCTGCGCCTCATGCCCGTGCACCCGCGCGTGTTCATCTTCCTGGGCCTGGGCCTGGCGCTGGGAACGAGCACCGTGCCGCTGCTGCTGGGCGAGCCGTTTCTGCGCTCGGCCGTCGGCGTGTTCCACCTGCCCTTCAGCGGCCACGCGTTTCACTACGCCTCGGCGATGGCCTTTGACCTTGGCGTGATGCTCGTGGTCGTGGGCGTGGGGGTCGGGATGATCAGCCAACTGAGCGAGGAACTGGAATGA
- a CDS encoding DUF4040 domain-containing protein gives MTASTTIWLLLCVLAPTLLGLATLFLPRKAITVRTLLALAGPVLSMVILGQHLSSHGVAVAGEPVATPVISWIPLLNMNLSFLADGLGAFFGLLVSGIGILIVLYARGYFGPDEASLYRFYPTLGFFTTAMMGIVLSDYLLVTVLFWELTSISSFLLIGWDRYDKHAVKLAMQAFFTTGLGGMFLMGGVLMFGFATDIGHGGGGLWRWSEVLALGPGRISPSDPFIIASFALMLFGAATKSAQWPFHYWLPGAMAAPTPVSAYLHSATMVKAGVFLVARMFPVFAVLHLWSNILVPLGAFTMVLGAVVALNQHDLKRIFAYTTVSQLGLLMCVYGLGGMEAGGHPNIEWGITQIANHAFYKAPLFIIAGALGHYISRDITELNGAFRKQPWMVLTMLLGGYALAAGPGTVSFPAKEFFLHAIHESAESIGPWWMLLMAMAAVTAMCNVAIFVRLLTTLMGWPGGMKPAASHGHDDGHGHGHGEHEHGPWAQMIWIPALALVSLQYVGGLAPGLWSQWFAPLETNMHHFAEGVPSALHAFTHPGVPLYVSLIAIICGVSIGLSGLMRGAIVDIHDRIYPAMYWLSVTGGGRAFRLVQTGRFRNYLVFVLLAFLAAYVASMVLDPTMLDWPQVESPFEFFPGMLLGAIICTTAILMPIVQSRVVRVIILGSCGFSVVGMYLLYQAPDLALTQLMFEIISVILFVLVLRMLPDKGETDRASGRWWRFSLGTLTGVAIGWLTLVSAQSGAEPRLGAFFAQHSYSGTEMTDGRGGGGKNIVNVTLVDFRGFDTLGEITVLSIAALGVFSLFPRRKPLPTELEFDDQMARGVAL, from the coding sequence ATGACCGCATCCACGACGATCTGGCTTCTGTTGTGCGTGCTCGCGCCGACGCTGCTTGGCCTGGCCACGCTGTTTCTGCCCAGGAAGGCGATCACGGTGCGGACGCTGCTGGCGCTGGCCGGCCCGGTGCTGTCGATGGTCATTCTGGGGCAGCACCTGAGCAGCCACGGCGTGGCGGTGGCGGGCGAGCCGGTCGCGACGCCGGTCATCTCGTGGATCCCGCTGCTCAACATGAACCTGTCGTTTCTGGCCGACGGGCTGGGCGCGTTCTTCGGCCTGCTCGTCTCGGGGATCGGCATCCTCATCGTGCTCTACGCGCGCGGCTACTTCGGACCCGATGAAGCATCGCTTTATCGCTTCTACCCCACGCTGGGCTTTTTCACCACGGCGATGATGGGCATCGTCCTCTCCGACTACCTGCTCGTGACAGTGCTGTTCTGGGAACTGACCTCGATCAGTTCGTTCCTGCTCATCGGCTGGGACCGCTACGACAAGCACGCGGTGAAACTCGCCATGCAGGCGTTCTTCACGACCGGCCTGGGCGGGATGTTTCTCATGGGCGGGGTACTCATGTTCGGCTTTGCCACGGACATCGGCCACGGCGGTGGCGGGCTATGGCGCTGGAGCGAGGTGCTGGCGCTGGGCCCGGGCCGCATCAGCCCGAGCGATCCGTTCATCATCGCATCGTTCGCCCTGATGTTGTTCGGAGCCGCGACGAAGAGCGCGCAGTGGCCGTTCCACTATTGGTTGCCCGGCGCGATGGCGGCCCCGACGCCGGTGTCGGCGTACCTGCACTCGGCGACGATGGTCAAGGCCGGCGTGTTTCTGGTGGCGCGGATGTTTCCCGTGTTTGCGGTGCTGCATCTGTGGAGCAACATCCTCGTGCCGCTGGGCGCCTTCACCATGGTGCTCGGCGCCGTGGTGGCGCTGAACCAGCATGACCTCAAGCGCATCTTCGCCTACACGACGGTGAGCCAGCTCGGCCTGCTCATGTGCGTGTACGGCCTTGGCGGCATGGAAGCGGGCGGGCATCCGAACATCGAGTGGGGCATCACGCAGATCGCCAACCACGCGTTCTACAAGGCGCCGCTGTTCATCATCGCCGGCGCGCTGGGGCATTACATCTCGCGCGACATTACGGAACTCAACGGCGCGTTCAGGAAGCAGCCGTGGATGGTGCTCACCATGCTGCTGGGCGGCTACGCGCTCGCGGCCGGGCCGGGCACGGTGAGTTTCCCCGCCAAGGAGTTCTTCCTGCACGCGATCCACGAGTCGGCCGAGTCGATCGGGCCGTGGTGGATGCTGCTCATGGCCATGGCGGCGGTGACGGCGATGTGCAACGTGGCGATCTTCGTGCGCCTGCTCACCACGCTCATGGGCTGGCCCGGCGGGATGAAGCCGGCGGCAAGCCACGGGCATGATGACGGTCACGGTCACGGCCACGGCGAGCACGAGCACGGCCCGTGGGCGCAGATGATCTGGATTCCGGCGCTGGCGCTTGTGTCGCTGCAGTACGTCGGTGGGCTGGCGCCCGGGCTGTGGTCGCAGTGGTTTGCGCCGCTTGAGACGAACATGCACCACTTCGCCGAGGGCGTGCCCAGCGCGCTGCACGCGTTTACGCATCCCGGCGTGCCGCTCTATGTGTCGCTCATCGCGATCATCTGCGGCGTGTCGATCGGCCTGAGCGGCCTGATGCGAGGCGCCATCGTCGATATCCACGACCGCATCTACCCGGCGATGTACTGGCTGTCAGTCACCGGCGGCGGACGGGCGTTCCGGCTTGTTCAGACCGGGCGATTCCGCAATTACCTGGTCTTCGTGCTTCTGGCGTTCCTTGCGGCGTACGTCGCGTCGATGGTGCTCGATCCGACGATGCTTGACTGGCCGCAGGTCGAATCGCCGTTTGAGTTCTTCCCCGGCATGCTGCTGGGAGCGATCATCTGCACGACGGCGATTCTCATGCCCATCGTGCAGTCGCGCGTGGTGCGGGTGATCATTCTCGGCTCGTGCGGCTTCAGCGTGGTGGGCATGTACCTGCTCTACCAGGCGCCCGACCTGGCGCTGACGCAACTCATGTTCGAGATCATTTCGGTCATCCTCTTCGTGCTCGTGCTGCGCATGCTGCCCGACAAGGGCGAGACGGACCGCGCCAGCGGGCGCTGGTGGCGCTTCTCGCTGGGCACGCTGACGGGCGTGGCGATCGGCTGGCTCACGCTGGTCTCGGCGCAGAGCGGGGCCGAGCCGCGGCTGGGCGCGTTCTTTGCACAGCACAGTTACAGCGGCACGGAAATGACCGACGGGCGGGGCGGGGGCGGGAAGAACATCGTCAACGTCACCCTCGTTGACTTCCGCGGCTTTGACACGCTCGGCGAGATCACCGTGCTGTCCATCGCGGCCCTGGGCGTGTTCTCGCTGTTCCCGCGCCGCAAGCCGCTGCCGACGGAACTCGAGTTTGACGACCAGATGGCCAGGGGAGTGGCGCTATGA
- a CDS encoding aminotransferase class V-fold PLP-dependent enzyme — protein MRAIYLDHNATTRPADEVVQAMAEAMRCDWANPSSVHRFGQQVRAKVELARESVARLLNATPGEIVFTSSGTESCNLAIFGVAYRQVSRRAGEQGKKTPTPALPHRAGGGRLDSRLRGNDKGSPHPDPPPQSRGREQGHLARDVIITTPVEHSAVREPMERLEKEGFTVVRLPVSREGLIGPDDLAAAMAEHAGRVALVSIIWANNETGVIQPMEALLGAVREADGKTLFHTDAVQWVGKLPCDVRALPVDLLSFAGHKFHGPKGVGGLFVRKGVRLQAQILGGPHERERRGGTEDVPGIIGLGVAAELALRHLQSDHPAAGQTAARRDRLEQRLLNEVPGCAVNGATDPARRLWNTTNIAFDRLEAEAILLGLSERGVFASAGAACSSGSLDPSPILLAMGIEERLAHGSIRFSLAQETTDAEIESAVEVIVEVVRRLQRVLPVG, from the coding sequence ATGCGGGCGATCTACCTCGATCACAACGCAACGACGCGGCCGGCCGATGAAGTCGTGCAGGCCATGGCGGAGGCGATGCGCTGCGACTGGGCCAATCCGTCGAGCGTGCATCGCTTCGGCCAGCAGGTGCGGGCAAAAGTGGAGCTGGCCCGCGAGTCGGTTGCGCGGCTGCTCAACGCAACGCCGGGCGAGATCGTGTTTACGAGCAGCGGGACCGAGTCGTGCAACCTGGCGATCTTTGGAGTGGCATACAGACAGGTGAGCAGGAGAGCAGGGGAGCAGGGGAAGAAGACCCCCACCCCGGCCCTCCCCCACAGAGCCGGGGGAGGGAGACTGGATTCCCGCCTGCGCGGGAATGACAAAGGCAGCCCCCACCCCGACCCTCCCCCGCAGAGCCGGGGGAGGGAGCAGGGCCACCTCGCGCGCGATGTCATCATCACCACGCCCGTCGAGCATTCGGCGGTGCGCGAGCCGATGGAGCGGTTGGAGAAGGAAGGCTTCACGGTCGTTCGCCTGCCGGTGTCACGCGAGGGGCTGATCGGGCCGGATGATCTCGCCGCGGCCATGGCGGAACACGCCGGGCGCGTGGCGCTGGTGTCGATCATCTGGGCCAACAACGAGACGGGCGTGATCCAGCCGATGGAGGCGTTGCTCGGTGCGGTGCGCGAGGCGGATGGCAAGACGCTCTTTCACACGGACGCGGTGCAGTGGGTGGGCAAGTTGCCGTGCGATGTGCGGGCCCTGCCGGTCGATCTGCTGAGTTTCGCGGGGCACAAGTTCCACGGGCCCAAGGGCGTCGGCGGGTTGTTTGTTCGCAAGGGCGTGCGACTGCAGGCGCAGATCCTCGGCGGGCCGCACGAGCGTGAGCGGCGCGGCGGGACGGAGGATGTGCCGGGCATCATCGGCCTGGGAGTCGCGGCGGAGCTGGCGCTGCGGCACTTGCAGAGTGATCATCCCGCGGCCGGGCAGACTGCGGCGCGGCGCGACCGGCTCGAGCAGCGACTCCTTAATGAAGTGCCCGGCTGCGCCGTGAACGGTGCGACGGACCCGGCCAGGCGGCTGTGGAACACGACCAACATTGCTTTTGACCGGCTCGAGGCCGAGGCGATCCTGCTCGGCCTGAGCGAGCGCGGCGTGTTCGCCTCGGCGGGCGCGGCGTGCAGCAGCGGCTCGCTCGATCCTTCGCCGATTCTGCTGGCGATGGGGATCGAAGAGCGCTTGGCACACGGCTCGATCCGCTTCAGCCTCGCCCAGGAGACGACGGATGCGGAGATCGAAAGCGCAGTCGAGGTGATCGTCGAGGTGGTCCGCCGGCTGCAGCGCGTGCTGCCGGTGGGGTGA
- the efp gene encoding elongation factor P, whose translation MKSTELRPGNAVRIDGNMYVITQFQHITPGNWRAMVNLRLKNVQTGLVMEKRFRSGEDIEQIDLDRREMEYLYTDASGHVFMDNVTYDQFTLSDEFLGNAMQFMKPNTTANVLVCEGKPLTIELPATVDLLITETTPAIKGATATNQLKEATLETGLKTRVPPFIEEGELVRISTADGSYQSRAKE comes from the coding sequence ATGAAGTCCACCGAACTCCGACCCGGCAACGCCGTCCGCATCGACGGCAACATGTACGTCATCACCCAGTTCCAGCACATCACGCCGGGCAACTGGCGCGCCATGGTCAACCTCCGCCTCAAGAACGTCCAGACCGGCCTGGTCATGGAAAAGCGCTTCCGCTCCGGCGAAGACATCGAGCAGATCGACCTCGACCGCCGCGAGATGGAGTACCTCTACACCGACGCCTCCGGCCACGTCTTCATGGACAACGTCACCTACGACCAGTTCACCTTGTCCGACGAATTCCTCGGCAACGCGATGCAGTTCATGAAGCCCAACACGACCGCCAACGTTCTCGTGTGCGAAGGCAAGCCGCTGACCATCGAACTGCCCGCGACGGTGGACCTGCTCATCACCGAGACCACCCCGGCCATCAAGGGCGCCACCGCGACCAACCAGCTCAAGGAAGCGACCCTCGAAACCGGCCTCAAGACGCGCGTGCCCCCCTTCATCGAAGAAGGCGAACTCGTGCGCATCAGCACCGCCGACGGCTCCTACCAGAGCCGCGCGAAAGAATAA